The Calothrix sp. PCC 7507 DNA segment AAGGAAAATACACTAGCAAATTGCATAATTTAAATACACTAAAAGTGGAATTAATTTGATTGAGAAAGTGAGTACACCCGTAGGGGCACGGCAGTGCCCATACGTGTCAACTTAAGCCTTGGCGAATAGAATTCGCACGCCAGTTGCTACAACGGGGGGAACCCCCGCAAAGCACTGGCTTGGCTATACAAACGTTCGCCCTACAGCCCTTCGGGCATCCTACGGCGGGCGTTCCCGTTCGCGCAGCGTCTCCGTCAGGAGAAGGGTAGTCCGCCTCCGCGGACTAACGGAAAATTAAGGTTTTTTAACCTGCGGAGGCAGGTTTTGTCTGTGTAGCTGCGGTTTATAACCGCCGATTTCGCTTAAGTTGACACCAATGTGCCGTGCCCCTACGTGTCAACTTAAGACCTGGCGAATAGAATTCGCGGCTACTATGTAATTCATAGCGCTTGCCGGAGTTTTCTGGAATCCATTCCAGAAATTCTTTAACTGTTATTGGCTTAGTTAATGCTTGAGTCATGGCTAAATTCCTCAAAGGCAAATTAATCAGCAGCTATCAATAAAACCACAGCGTAAGCACATATACCTTCCTCTCTGCCAACAGGGCCTAGTTTTTCATTGGTAGTGGCTTTGATGCCAATTTGATTGGGTTGTAATTTTAAAACAGTGGCTAGCTGATCGCGCATCTTGTCAATATGGGGTTTCAATTTGGGACGTTCTGCTACCACCACAGAGTCAATATTTCCGATTTGCCAGCCGCGATCGCTAACTAGCTGATTTACTTGAGTTAACAGCACCAAACTATCCGCCCCTGCCCATTGGGGATCGCTAGGGGGAAAGTAATGACCAATATCCCCCAGGGATAATGCCCCCAACATGGCATCCATAATGGCGTGTGTCAGTACGTCAGCGTCACTATGCCCTAATAAACCTAGTTCGTGGGGAATTTTCACTCCTCCTAGAATTAAAGGGCGATCGCTCACTAGTTGGTGTATGTCGTAGCCGTTACCAATACGAATTTTAGTCATTTGTCATTAAAAAAGGGAATAGGCAATAGGCAATAGGCAATAGGTTATTCTCCCTCATCTCCCTGCCCCCTGCCCCCTGCCTCCTGCCCCTCTTCCCATTTTTCCAGGAGATCGGGACGGCGATCGCCTGTTCTTTGAATTTGCTGTTCGTAACGCCAGCGGGCAATTGCCGCATGATTGCCAGAGAGCAAAACATCAGGAACCTTCCAGCCGCGAAAATTGGCGGGACGAGTATATTGGGGATAGTCCAGTAACCCCTCCTCAAAACTTTCTGCAGTCAGAGACTCCTGTTTGGCTACAGTTCCTGGTATGAGCCTAACTACGCCATTAATCAGCGCCATAGCTGGAATTTCTCCGCCAGTCAGAATAAAATCGCCTAAGGACACTTCACGAGTAACTAAATTTAACACCCGCTCATCTACTCCCTCATAATGTCCACAGATCACTACTAGCTGATCGTAATTGGTGACTAACTCTCTTAATAGAGGCTGATTGATGGTTTGACCTTGAGGACTCATCAAAATGATCTCTCTGCGAGGTAAAGTCGGCAGTGATTCCACAGCAGTAAAGATGGGTTCTGGCTTCATCAGCATCCCTACCCCACCGCCATAGGGTTCATCATCAACTTTCCGGTGCTTATCAGTGGTAAAGTCTCTGGGATTAACCAAATGTACTTGAGCAATCTGTTTGGCTAAGGCTTTGCCCAGCAGCCCAGAACTCAAAACGGAGGTGAAACAGTCAGGAAAAAGTGTAACTATATCAAAGCGCACAGTTATTCGTATTCAAGAACACTAATCTAAAGAATGAATGTCTAGCCAAGACAATAAGCCAATGTTGGGTCAAACTAGAGATGAAATTCGTCAATAGTATCTAAAAGTAACAG contains these protein-coding regions:
- the trmD gene encoding tRNA (guanosine(37)-N1)-methyltransferase TrmD, which translates into the protein MRFDIVTLFPDCFTSVLSSGLLGKALAKQIAQVHLVNPRDFTTDKHRKVDDEPYGGGVGMLMKPEPIFTAVESLPTLPRREIILMSPQGQTINQPLLRELVTNYDQLVVICGHYEGVDERVLNLVTREVSLGDFILTGGEIPAMALINGVVRLIPGTVAKQESLTAESFEEGLLDYPQYTRPANFRGWKVPDVLLSGNHAAIARWRYEQQIQRTGDRRPDLLEKWEEGQEAGGRGQGDEGE
- the ispF gene encoding 2-C-methyl-D-erythritol 2,4-cyclodiphosphate synthase; translation: MTKIRIGNGYDIHQLVSDRPLILGGVKIPHELGLLGHSDADVLTHAIMDAMLGALSLGDIGHYFPPSDPQWAGADSLVLLTQVNQLVSDRGWQIGNIDSVVVAERPKLKPHIDKMRDQLATVLKLQPNQIGIKATTNEKLGPVGREEGICAYAVVLLIAAD